One Brassica napus cultivar Da-Ae chromosome C2, Da-Ae, whole genome shotgun sequence DNA window includes the following coding sequences:
- the LOC106406777 gene encoding uncharacterized mitochondrial protein AtMg00310-like, with product MVMVKSVLFAMPSHSMTCFKLPISLCNQIQSAVTRLWWDSNSGAKKMAWVSWDEMAQTKTNGGLGFREFECFNDAFLAKLSWRLLNNPMGLRARTLLIKYCQHEEFTKVPAVSAISHGWRGILIGRDLLIRNMGWAVGDGKTIKVWQDPWLSTSRQLQHMGPPTKASHDIVVADLFQANTQDWDLNTIERELPELVDTILSIKPSKHGAPDKLFWIHTKDGVYTTKSGYIAAVEIQNEKKARDRRDQVTNW from the coding sequence ATGGTCATGGTTAAGAGTGTCTTATTCGCCATGCCCTCTCACTCAATGACCTGTTTTAAACTTCCGATCTCCCTTTGCAACCAGATTCAATCAGCGGTAACAAGATTATGGTGGGACTCTAACTCTGGCGCGAAGAAGATGGCTTGGGTATCTTGGGATGAAATGGCACAAACAAAAACCAACGGGGGACTTGGGTTTCGAGAGTTCGAATGCTTCAATGATGCTTTTCTTGCTAAACTGAGCTGGAGGCTGCTCAATAATCCAATGGGTCTACGTGCAAGGACCCTGCTCATAAAATATTGCCAACATGAAGAATTCACCAAAGTACCAGCGGTATCAGCTATATCTCATGGTTGGAGGGGCATTTTGATAGGACGTGATCTTCTGATACGAAACATGGGATGGGCAGTAGGAGATGGCAAGACCATAAAGGTCTGGCAAGACCCATGGCTTAGTACATCACGTCAGCTCCAACATATGGGACCGCCTACTAAAGCTTCCCACGATATAGTGGTGGCAGACCTGTTTCAAGCAAACACGCAAGACTGGGACTTGAATACAATCGAACGGGAACTACCGGAACTGGTGGACACGATCTTAAGTATCAAGCCGAGCAAGCATGGGGCCCCGGATAAACTATTCTGGATTCACACAAAGGATGGAGTCTACACAACTAAGTCTGGGTATATTGCAGCAGTGGAGATTCAAAATGAGAAGAAAGCCAGAGACCGGCGAGATCAAGTGACAAACTGGTAA